tgttttcaacgcaatatgaaaccaagtccagctacgtttcttcagacaaaaacccgcgcactcgcacacacacacacatgcacacacacacacacacacacacacacacacacacacacacacacacaccacacacacacacacacacacacacacacacacacacacacacacacacacacacacacacacacacacacacacacacacacacacacacacacacacacacacacacacacacacacacacacacacacacacacacacacacacacatgcacatgcacacccaaacacatacaaaccacaataaacctggcccaacgggtgcatgctgcgttgaaaaaacaagGGTCCTATCTTTCTGTCCGACACTGTACCTATATATGGTATATGGGTCCAATAAACTCCGTGGTAAACCAAAAATCAATAGTATCCAAACAGATGATAGCTATAGCAGATCTTAAATACCTACGGTTATTACGACCGTTAAAAAGATTTGAAGCTTTGGGATAGAATCGTTGTAATCAttgtttttgtactcctcgaaTTGATTATTCttccatttttaattaaaacgagACATCAATTTTATCCCGCATGAAACCGGGTAAATCAGCTAGTAgaatataaaacatttttcattgttaaTAAACACTTACTATTTCAAACTCAAGCTGAAAGGTTGTGTGTACAATTTTCACCTTATTTCTTTACCGTCGTTTAGTGTAAAACAGCTTGTTAATGATGAAGAGGAAGTTTTGAAACTGATGAAGACacgatgttgttgctttgaatTCTGGAACTTGACTAAATTTAATCAGGAAAAAAACTTGCTTATATACTGCAGAATTTTGGGAATTCGAGCTGCCGCACGCGGATTCGAGCTGCACGATACCAATCTACAGCAGTTTGCGCTGCGTAATAGATTTAGGATGAAGTACTTTTTACAAGTAGGCAAATTTGCTTGAAGCGCCCTCTAGCTTACGCTAGGCTTACTAAGAGTGACGCGTTGCGTAACATACTCCCGCGCGTTGAATTATCTAATTCAACTAGGATGAACTGGATGGCTCGTCGGTGGGAAGAACGCAGATTTTAGAGATGGACCGCTTGAAGTCTTCATCTTTAGTCTTGACGATGACCACTCGGATGTTGTCGTCAGCTCCCTTGATGATCTGCGTGACGCGGCCAAGACACCACTTCGATGGAGGTAGCCCGTCCTCCTTCAACAGCACCATGGTATCCAGCTTCACGTTGTCCTTCTGCTTGGTCCACTTGGTTCTCTGCTGTAGTCCGGACAAGTAGTCTGTTGACCAACGTTTCCATAGTAGACGGACAAAATCTTGCACCTTTTGCCAGCGATCGAGACGGTTGAACGGCAGCTTTTCCAGCGATGGTTCGGCCAGGGATACGATGGGGCGATGAATGAGGAAGTGTCCTGGGGTCAGCACTTCCAGATCAGATGGGTCATTGGAGAGTGGTGTAAGTGGTCTAGAGTTGAGACATCCTTCAATCTGGATCAGTAGAGTGTTGAGTTCGTCGCTCGTGAGGATGGCGTTCCCAACGGTTGGCTTGAAGTGTATTTTGAAGGACTTCACGGCCGCCTTCCAAAGGCCACCAAAGTTGGGTGAACGGGGTGGGATGAATTTGAACTGGATGCCATCGTCGATGCAGGACTTAATTACTGATGTTTGCCACTGGTGGTTGAATTGCTTGGCCAAGGAGGCAATTTCTCGGGAGGCGCCCAAGAAATTCCTAGCGTTGTCGCATTCGATGAGAGCCGGTTTCCCGCGTCGTCCGATGAATCGTCGAAGTGCCGCAAGAAATGCGTTGGTAGATTGGTCAGCGACCAATTCGATGTGTACAGCCTTCACTGCCATACAGACGAAAATCGCTATGATACAGGGTTGCAATCTGATTCGTCAGCGGATGGTTGGCGAGTAAGATGTACGGATGTTTTCGGTCGAACGGTATTGGTGCATGTCGCAATCTTCCGCCCACTCGTAGCAGGCCATCTTGTAGAAACGGTGCTAATAGTTTTAATGGTGAGACACAGTGTAGATTCGGCTAGTTCCTCTAAGCCGAGATGCTGATCCAATCTGCGTTGGTGACGGTTAGCAGGATTCGTGTTTTATCGGAATCTTCTTAACCACGCAACCAGACGTTGCAGTCCGGTGAACGTTGAACGGAGGCTAAAAAGTTCGTTCGGAGCCACGGATTGTGCAGCCATGCAGATTGGTCGCTCCTCCAATTCGTCCGTGGTGAAATCTTGCTGTCGAGGTTGATGAGTGTTCGGCCATTTCTCTGATGGTTGCGCCAGCCAGTCTGGTCTGTGCCCCCAAAGGGTTGAAGTTTCCAGATAATCCTCACCCATTCCTCGGGAAGATGATGTCCGCAGGAATGTCCGTTCCGGGTACGTGTCTCCACTCCTTACCGTGAGTGATGTGTTGGATCTCGGACACCCGGTTAGCGATGAAGGTTTTCCAGCATGACGGAGTTTTATACAACCAATGCAGGACGATGGTTGAGTTAGACCAAAAGATGGTCTCGACCTGTAGCTTCAAGGCGTCTGACACTTTCTCGTACGAGTGTGCCAGTAGCAGAGCTGCAGAAAGCTTCAGTGGGGGTAAGCAAACACGCTTTTGCTTATGGGAGTCTGCTAGTGGTGCCACCTTCGATTTTGCAGTGATAAGATTGGTTGTCACACGTCCATCGGTGTCGAACGCAAGTAAATCGCCGCTCCGTACGCCTTCTCGGATACATCACAAAAGCAATGCATTTGTAGATTCGTTGCTCGTTGATCGGTTAAGAGCCAGCGTGGAATGTGGATTGTTTGTAGCATGGCCAACTTCTCGCGAAACAGAAGCCATCGGTTTTGTAGTGCTGGTGTCAACGGCTCGTCCCAGGCGATCTGACATCTCCACAGCTCTTGAAGGAACAGCTTGGCTTGGATGATAACTGGTCCAACCAGTCCGATTGGGCGAACAGTTTTGCCACATCCGAAAGCGCGTTTCGtttggtgatgatgttgtttgcGTTCCAGCGTGGGATCATGAACACAAAGGCGTCGGTGGAAACGTTCTACTTGAGTCCGAGTGTCTTGATGATCGGTGACTTCGCATTCAAGTTGAGAATCATCCTTTCATCTTGCAGATGCTGGGGCAGATGTTCGAAGATCTGCCTGTTGTTGGTGGCCCATTTCCGCAAGCAGAATCCACCAGAAGCCAGTAGATCGATGAGTTGCTGACATACTCGTTGACCCTCGGGAATGCTGTTTACGCCAGTCAGCATGTCGTCCATGTAGAAGTCTCGTCCGAGGATGGTTGCCGCTTCGGGATGGGTGCTAGCTCCGACCTGAGATAGCACTTGCAGGGTTTTGGTGGCCAAATACGGAGCACATGATGTGCCGTAGGTGACGGTGTTGAGCTGGAACGTCCGTATCGGCTCGTTTGGAGAATTTCGCCACAGGATTCGTTGCAGCAGACGATCGATGGCAGCTATGTTGATTTACCGGTACATCTTCTCGATGTCTGCTACCAGGGCAAATTTCGACATTATAAACCGCAGTAGAATGGACATCAGGTCGTCTTGGATAGTGGGTCCGATCATCAGTGCATCGTTTAAAGATGTTCCGGTGTCTGATACACACGAAGCGTCGAACACTACCCAGAGTTTAGTGGTGGTACTATCTGGTCGCACGATGCAGTGATTTGGAAGATAGTATGATGGTGATGAAGTTGTAGCATCGCTCTCGGCTACTTCTGTCATGTGCTGAAGTTCTGGGTACTCCTCGATGAGCTGTGTGTGCGCTGTCTTCAATGAGGCTTTCGAGGATAGCCGACGTTCCAAGGCAAGGAAGCGGCGTGTGGCTATCCCTTTCGAATCCCCAAGAAGAGCCAGATTGTCCTCTCGTTTCGGTAGCTGCACGATGAATCGACCGTAGGTGtctctggtggtggtggctgcgAACTGTTTCTCACAGTTGCTCTCCTTGACGGATAATGTGCTGGTAACTCGGCATGACTCCAGCTCCCAGAATTTGCTCAGCTGCTCTTCGATGCTAGTACTGCAGACGTGTCCAACGATGGATGAATGTGGTAATGGTGTATGAACATTGACTCTACCTGCTATCACCCAACCGAAAGCAGTGTTTTGGAGTGTCACTCTTTCGTGGGATAGCTTGATGAGTCCTTCCTTAACGACGTCGTAGTACAGCTCTGCGCCGATGATGAGGTCGATCGGGCCAGGACTGTGAAATGAAGGATCGGCCAGCTGAACTTGACGAGGTATCTGCCAGCTGCTTGTGTTGATACGGCTTGATGGGAGCTCACGAGTGAGCTTGCTGAGTACGTGGAACATTCCGGACGCTGCGTATTCGCTGTTTAAAGAATGGATCCTTAACACAGTCGAATGTTGTGACGTCACGGAAACTTCTCCAATTCCTCCGATGCGATGATTCTCTCGCCGTTTCGCCACACCCAGCCGTTGAGTAAGACGCTCGGTAACGATGTTGAGTTGTGCTCCGGAATCCAGCAAGGTACGTGCTAGATGACATCGTCCGTGATTGTCCTCTACCTGGACCAGCACGGTTTGCAGCAACACAACACTGTTGTCGATCTGG
Above is a genomic segment from Anopheles merus strain MAF unplaced genomic scaffold, AmerM5.1 LNR4000211, whole genome shotgun sequence containing:
- the LOC121601866 gene encoding uncharacterized protein LOC121601866 codes for the protein MPVDHSTVKEVVPAANNIEGSQSSTVREFGSVPGIIKLNRQRTHLEWQLDRLEQMFVKHSTDVHSLKTIAGRVKVLALHYKQWYESILDVVSDDQAQEAIERYSVFDDRVFELSKNIEYQLASQIPLPTTPNPVFGCTSSGCKICQQRHHTLLHEAAQATDASDAPSTSSTNPPQSLTHCSIQIDNSVVLLQTVLVQVEDNHGRCHLARTLLDSGAQLNIVTERLTQRLGVAKRRENHRIGGIGEVSVTSQHSTVLRIHSLNSEYAASGMFHVLSKLTRELPSSRINTSSWQIPRQVQLADPSFHSPGPIDLIIGAELYYDVVKEGLIKLSHERVTLQNTAFGWVIAGRVNVHTPLPHSSIVGHVCSTSIEEQLSKFWELESCRVTSTLSVKESNCEKQFAATTTRDTYGRFIVQLPKREDNLALLGDSKGIATRRFLALERRLSSKASLKTAHTQLIEEYPELQHMTEVAESDATTSSPSYYLPNHCIVRPDSTTTKLWVVFDASCVSDTGTSLNDALMIGPTIQDDLMSILLRFIMSKFALVADIEKMYR